From one Branchiostoma floridae strain S238N-H82 chromosome 3, Bfl_VNyyK, whole genome shotgun sequence genomic stretch:
- the LOC118412019 gene encoding transcription factor A, mitochondrial-like, producing the protein MAAATKLSLGVQYLLWGTKCSISFGTRPTTPLLQSSRWFVQSSSKFPTPPKRPANAYIRYVNQKMPTVRSQNPGAGPKQIVRICASLWKQLSDTEKQPYINDAAAEREKYKSEYEDFKSDFTIEEWGEYQDSRRQRRRQLQNRRRREELQQLGKPKQPVHGYGLFVKEMLSGSSGNMAQQMKDMKGQWINLPETEKQKYMSEANKAKEKYEAEMQAWEKKMVDQGRPELVRGYKPPKTTDKKKKPKKKTIATKAAKKTTKRTTVKLAGKKKPGTLSTARWP; encoded by the exons ATGGCGGCCGCCACAAAACTGTCGCTCGGGGTACAGTACCTACTTTGGGGGACTAAATGCTCCATTTCTTTCGGCACCAG ACCCACCACACCTCTGCTCCAGTCCTCGCGCTGGTTCGTACAGAGTTCCAGCAAGTTCCCCACCCCGCCCAAGAGGCCAGCCAACGCCTACATCCGCTATGTCAACCAGAAGATGCCGACTGTCAGGTCACAGAACCCAG GAGCTGGTCCGAAGCAGATTGTGCGCATCTGTGCATCGCTATGGAAACAACTGTCAGATACGGAGAAACAGCCATACATCAACGATGCAGCCGCAGAGAGAGAGAAGTACAAG TCTGAATACGAGGATTTCAAGTCAGACTTCACCATTGAGGAGTGGGGGGAGTACCAGGACAGCAGGAGGCAGAGAAGGCGACAACTTCAGAATAGGAGGAGAAGGGAG GAACTCCAACAGCTGGGTAAACCCAAGCAGCCTGTCCACGGTTACGGCCTGTTTGTGAAGGAGATGTTATCTGGGAGCTCAGGAAACATGGCG CAACAGATGAAGGACATGAAAGGCCAGTGGATCAATCTGCCTGAAACTGAGAAACAG AAGTACATGTCTGAAGCCAACAAGGCCAAAGAGAAGTACGAGGCAGAAATGCAGGCCTGGGAGAAGAAGATGGTGGACCAGGGAAGGCCAGAGCTCGTCCGGGGCTACAAGCCGCCAAAAACTacagacaagaagaagaaaccgaAAAAGAAGACTATAGCAACTAAAGCTGCCAAGAAGACAACTAAGAGGACAACAGTAAAATTAGCAGGGAAGAAAAAGCCAGGGACTTTGTCTACTGCTAGGTGGCCATAG
- the LOC118411780 gene encoding uncharacterized protein LOC118411780 — MATDGGDTKTESDVWTCGVCLEELRRPRLLPCGHECCMRCLEYWEEGGRSPLLCPTCRQVVYLPPEGIAGLLKPVWVGNCRLPSRTTNDKNASGPRKVTTCHKHGECGLTWFCDTCERSVCRECVTTEHEKHPVSHITKLVEKKKQEALGLVERGSEKAAALQARLRYLAACRYELERQQAEAEAAIEEAAQTLREEIEKQKHSSLHWLNSLCGEEFEKLAGAQTRTEQDFAQLTSALNLVISFGKTAKNSNSSQNPMSLLSAVKALAQAVQGVDVRLSHRIIKVKFVPSKSGVNIGNVAFTSGERFRPKQHHNNLLPDSPVDNINNNAVIPLESTGSQSRDIAMITNHYDTPATPNSSLVPPTPPAHRKVQVGDGYGSETGQFKNPFALAVSSHYLYVADRANGGRVQIFDFCGNLVRSFLLMLGKGLEALTGGIVLLPNGTIKYLGGGHETMITDRAGRAVGRACYPVMTAYNPNGKCISRTKLQIRQGHLVDAVALPNGNMAVVVITGLWERADCVLLSDRGQKLCEVHSSQTAVGNCVSLSVNPNSGDILLCEPRQGEQDRVTLFNSQGRPKSTTLQLGHIATTTANAIAVDSYGNIISSAKNARLQLYDPKGAFVKDVATGKDGLKRPSKIAVTRDRRVAVIDEGAVCVFMFSY; from the coding sequence ATGGCGACCGACGGAGGCGACACCAAAACCGAGTCGGACGTTTGGACTTGTGGCGTCTGTTTGGAGGAGTTGCGGCGTCCCAGGCTACTTCCTTGTGGTCATGAGTGTTGTATGAGGTGTTTGGAGTACTGGGAGGAAGGCGGAAGGAGTCCTCTGCTGTGTCCCACCTGTCGCCAGGTGGTGTACCTACCGCCCGAGGGGATCGCCGGTCTACTGAAACCCGTCTGGGTCGGAAACTGCCGCCTGCCGTCACGTACCACAAACGATAAGAACGCTTCCGGGCCTAGAAAGGTGACCACTTGCCACAAACACGGAGAGTGTGGTCTCACGTGGTTCTGCGACACCTGCGAAAGATCGGTCTGTAGAGAGTGTGTGACGACGGAGCACGAGAAACATCCAGTCAGCCACATAACCAAGCTGGTCGAGAAGAAGAAGCAAGAGGCGCTCGGGCTCGTCGAAAGGGGAAGCGAAAAGGCCGCAGCTCTGCAAGCTCGGCTCCGCTACTTGGCCGCTTGCCGGTACGAACTTGAACGTCAACAGGCGGAAGCCGAGGCGGCGATAGAGGAGGCAGCGCAGACGTTACGTGAGGAGATAGAGAAGCAGAAACACTCTTCTTTGCATTGGCTGAATTCCTTGTGCGGAGAGGAATTTGAGAAGCTGGCAGGTGCTCAGACACGAACCGAACAGGACTTTGCTCAACTCACGAGCGCGCTGAATCTCGTCATTAGTTTTGGCAAGACCGCAAAGAATTCGAACTCCAGCCAAAATCCCATGTCGTTGCTGTCAGCCGTGAAAGCGCTTGCACAAGCCGTGCAGGGTGTGGATGTCAGACTTTCTCACAGAATAATCAAGGTGAAATTCGTTCCCTCGAAGTCGGGCGTTAACATTGGGAACGTGGCTTTCACCTCTGGGGAGAGATTTAGACCGAAACAGCATCACAACAACTTATTGCCAGACTCTCCTGTTGATAATATTAATAACAATGCAGTTATTCCGTTAGAATCTACGGGATCGCAGTCTAGAGACATCGCCATGATTACTAACCACTATGACACCCCAGCGACGCCCAACTCGTCCCTTGTACCGCCCACACCGCCGGCACATCGGAAAGTTCAAGTTGGCGACGGTTATGGGAGCGAGACCGGACAATTTAAGAACCCATTCGCACTGGCGGTTTCTAGTCATTACCTCTACGTTGCAGACAGAGCCAATGGGGGAAGGGTTCAAATATTTGACTTCTGTGGAAATCTGGTGCGTTCTTTTCTTCTCATGTTGGGAAAGGGACTGGAAGCTTTGACGGGTGGGATTGTGCTATTGCCGAACGGCACGATAAAATACCTCGGTGGCGGACATGAGACCATGATAACCGACCGCGCCGGGCGAGCTGTCGGGCGGGCCTGCTACCCTGTCATGACCGCATACAACCCTAACGGCAAGTGCATCAGTCGAACAAAGCTCCAGATACGACAAGGCCATCTGGTGGATGCGGTTGCACTTCCTAACGGAAACATGGCCGTGGTGGTTATAACGGGATTGTGGGAGCGTGCGGACTGTGTTCTACTGTCTGACAGGGGGCAGAAACTATGCGAAGTCCACAGTAGTCAGACTGCGGTGGGAAACTGCGTGTCTTTATCCGTTAACCCAAACTCGGGTGACATTCTCCTCTGTGAACCAAGACAAGGGGAGCAAGATCGAGTGACGCTCTTCAATTCACAAGGCCGACCAAAGTCAACAACGCTGCAGCTGGGCCATATAGCTACAACAACAGCCAACGCCATAGCCGTGGACAGCTATGGAAACATCATTTCATCGGCGAAGAACGCGAGGCTACAACTTTACGACCCGAAGGGTGCGTTTGTAAAGGATGTGGCTACGGGCAAGGATGGTCTAAAACGGCCGTCCAAAATCGCCGTTACTAGAGACAGAAGAGTGGCCGTTATAGACGAGGGAGCAGTTTGTGTATTTATGTTTAGCTACTAG
- the LOC118411334 gene encoding carboxypeptidase E-like, translating to MGKYLVSLAILAVFLGVGKSATEEDDGLEFKHHRYTELEQILRETAAAHPDITRLYSVGKSYEKRNLWALEISDNPGKHELGEPEFKYIGNMHGNEVVGRELLLNLVKYLTTEYKKGNQRVRSLVDNTRIHIMPTMNPDGYEAAADMIDSGKKDWLTGRANAQGIDLNRNFPDLDRIVYRMETVGGPNNHLEDGVSQQLLKSVNKKRIAPETEAVIAWIEQYPFALSANMHGGDLVANYPYDESRSGRSQEYAECPDDAVFKRLARSYSLNQPEMSNPKRRGCDMDNGDKFADGITNGADWYSVDGGMQDFNYLISNSFEITLELGCDKFPPASELKKAWTDNKESMLTFMEQVHTGVKGVVREAGAEKRGIADATIKVDNINHDITSAHGGDYWRLLVPGEHQVTATAPGYKSQTKKCVVKEDSPATVCDFELEKDNAIDELLREIDAYVE from the exons ATGGGGAAATATCTGGTTAGTTTGGCGATTTTAGCCGTTTTCTTGGGGGTAGGAAAATCAGCGACCGAAGAAGACGATGGACTGGAGTTCAAGCACCACAG ATACACAGAGCTGGAGCAAATACTCAGAGAAACGGCTGCAGCCCACCCTGACATCACCCGCCTTTACTCCGTTGGAAAAAGCTATGAAAAACGCAACCTCTGGGCACTGGAAATCTCCGACAACCCTGGCAAGCATGAACTTG GCGAGCCAGAGTTCAAGTACATCGGGAACATGCATGGCAACGAAGTGGTGGGGCGGGAGCTACTGCTGAACCTGGTGAAGTACCTGACTACTGAGTACAAGAAGGGGAACCAGCGGGTTCGCAGCCTGGTGGACAACACACGGATCCACATCATGCCAACCATGAACCCTGATGGGTATGAGGCGGCTGCAGACATGATCGAT TCAGGCAAGAAGGACTGGCTGACTGGCCGAGCCAACGCACAAGGGATCGACCTGAACAGGAACTTCCCTGACTTGGACCGGATTGTGTACAGAATGGAGACTGTGGGGGGCCCCAATAATCACCTGGAGGACGGGGTGTCCCAACAACTGCTCAAGTCTGTCAACAAGAAGAGG ATTGCACCAGAGACTGAGGCTGTGATTGCATGGATTGAGCAGTACCCATTTGCCCTGTCTGCAAACATGCACGGTGGAGACCTGGTGGCCAACTATCCGTACGACGAGAGCCGGTCTGGGCGCAGCCAGGAATACGCAGAATGCCCTGATGATGCTGTCTTCAA ACGTCTAGCACGGTCCTACTCACTAAACCAGCCAGAGATGTCGAACCCCAAGCGTAGGGGCTGTGACATGGACAACGGAGACAAGTTTGCTGATGGCATCACTAACGGTGCAGACTGGTACAGTGTGGATGGAG GCATGCAGGACTTCAACTACCTGATCTCCAACAGTTTTGAGATCACCCTGGAGTTGGGATGTGACAAGTTCCCTCCAGCCAGCGAGTTGAAGAAAGCCTGGACCGACAACAAGGAGTCTATGTTGACCTTCATGGAACAG GTCCACACTGGTGTGAAGGGTGTGGTGAGAGAGGCGGGAGCGGAGAAGAGGGGCATCGCTGATGCAACAATCAAAGTGGACAACATCAACCATGATATCACATCCG CCCACGGTGGGGACTACTGGCGGCTGCTTGTTCCAGGAGAGCACCAGGTGACTGCCACTGCTCCTGGGTACAAGAGCCAGACCAAGAAGTGCGTGGTGAAGGAAGACTCTCCTGCTACCGTCTGTGACTTTGAACTGGAAAAAGACAACGCCATTGATGAATTGCTGCGAGAGATTGACGCTTATGTCGAGTGA